TTCTTTTCCGGATAAAGTACATAGTGCTGAAGCATTAGAATTGAATCGTAAACTATAGTCACCTAAAATGatttaagaagaaaaaaaaaagaaaacaaattagAATTCATTGATTAATTACTTACATACACATAACTTGTATTAGATAAATTAGCCTTTAACAAAATACTTTGACAAATTGGTTTTTGATCTTTTATAATATTAGGCATATTagtttttgataaaataaatggaCAAATTAgtctcttatcttttcaaattttagacAATTTAATTCCTTAACTATACTACTTTTgaggaaaaaattaaaattaatttgtcactttttttgaaaaatattaggAACTAATTTGTTCTTTAATCTTATTAgaaattagttttattaaaaCTTTAAAGTGCGTTTGATTTGCGTTTTCACTTTCTGTTTTCTAGATTTtgtaaaagaaaaagtgaaaatagGAGGTgaaagattttattattttcactatttttactttttcgtttacaaaatctaaaaaaatataaaatactaaaaataaaaatagaaaataaaatcgCAAACCAAATGAACCTTAATTTGTTTGATTGTTAGAGATTAATTTGGGGTTGCACTCTAAAAGATATTATATACTTAGTATATAATCAAATATACTATAATCAATGAATAGGAATACAAGTGAAAATAGAAGTACATGAGAATATCCTTTATTAATGGAGCGTGCTTTAATTTAAACTAGTTCTCCCATACAAAAAGACTTGAAGAATGAATTCTTATTGCATGGATTAATTGGAAAATAAGGAAATTAATCAtctttaaagaaaaatattgaaaatgaGAGTAAATTACATACCAAGGATATCAATACTTTTCCCATGTTTCCATAGAAGTTCACCCATGAACCTAGAGCGAGGTACATTATTGAGTTAGAACTTATAACTCACAACAcacattatttattttataatttgataTTGTATAATGAAGTATGTACTAATTcactaaaatttattattaaccttgatctatattaataaaataataaaaaataacaaacctaACCTTGATCTATAGACTGCACAGCCATTTGTGAATAATTAAAGACTCCTCCGGAAAAATCAAGAAGAACACCACCAATGCTGAATCCATCTGTGCTCTTTCTCAAGAAGTTCATGAATGCCTATGTTCCATAATACAGTATCATTATGACTTAattaacattaaaaaaaaaaaagaataatgtGAATCAAGTAATAAATGCATGCATGCAGGGTAAGGCTTGCATTCTGACCTGGGGAAAGTATTTGATTATTGTCATGCATACTTGAATTGAGCtgcattttattgatttttccaCAGTATTATCAGAGGAAAATTTAATCATAATACATTACATATTAGTTAACtacaataaataaattaatgagTTCAACTCAGGAGGGAATTCTTTTTGGTCAATATtatcgaattttttttaaaaataattttttattttaaattttaaattctaaaccctaaattttaatcctaaatTTCAATAAAGggttaaaaaatagttttacaataaaaaaaattgactaattcaattaaaaattgattCTCTATACTTATTCTAAATGAATATATAACACTAGTTATAAGCTTATAATAAAATGAAGAGAAAAGGACAAATCAATCACTGAcgatttaaaaatacatttaagtcTCTAATCTCTTCAAAATCTGGACACATCGATCCTTGAGTCTAATTTgtctaattttaaaaactctTTCACATGTGCATCCGTATCAACTAGGTCAGTACAACAGGAGTCACATTTGATTTTTCCGTTGGGTTAGACAGACTCAAGTGAACATGAGAAATTAATATGTCCAGATTTTGAAATGATCAGGGgcttaaatataaaatcaaatccTCGAGAATTTAAATGTCTACGGATCAAAAGGTCAATGACCTATTTGTCTTTTTCTCTAATATGAAAAGAAAGGAATAGAAATGCATGTCTTAGAAAACAAAATACTCTATCATTTATTGATTTAATATCCTGGTCCTGGAGAGATGTCACATTTGCAAATGAGTGATCTACTAGGGATGAATCAAATAGGTTTCGATATCATATCAGAATCGAGATTAAATAAGTCTAATTTAAATCTCAAAAACTAATTAAAGGGATCAGAGATATTTCGCacttataaattaaaaatacaggACTTGTAATGCCATTAATTAATGCATCTACTTCCCAAATATTTGTTGTTCAAATAATGGCCCTAAAAAAATGAAACAGGTTCATGATCCTCAAAAGATTGGTTGAGAAACTGAGTCaccaaagaaaatcatcaaACTTACTTGAAGATGGAGATTAGCCAAAGCCATGAGTGGGAAGGTAATGCAATGAAAAAACAAATTGAATAAATGATGCACACAATAGCCACTATTGAAATGGCATATTTGGTGAATTTCTGATTTCCACGCTGCAAAAAGTTACAAATAAAAGGAACCattttttaaactattttaaaTCTCAACAATAAACCAAATTAAACTTTAGGTTTCATTATTACGTTAGTCTATATAGTTTTATCAAATTGTAATTAGAtccctatatttttttctttttaattggatctctacattgtttttaattttgtaattaaataatttttgtgtCAAAAGTGTTAAATTAACCGAACATTTCTCCTAAAAAACAGAGGGTCAAAGATATAATTAGGTTCTTAATCGTggatattttcaaattttgaaaaaatatttagttaattttaacattttttacactaaaaaaaacttaattacaGAATTAAAAACAATGTAGAGACtagttgaaagaaaaaaattatagagaCCTAAACACAAAAttgataaaactataaaaaataatagaataatagagtaattaaatctaaactttattaacaacacagtaaaataaaagatatattattTAGGAGAAGTTTGATAATACTTACTTCATAGATTGCAAGTTGGAACAATACAACTAAATTCATTACAACAGAGTGAGTTGAGAAAGCAACATCATTAGCCGCTACAGGGATCATCTACAAAAATAAAGAGATCATATCATATTCAAATGATTTAGGAGACTAATAATTAAGAAGCTTGGTTCATTTTCATGTTCATAAGATCAATACAAAAGTAGTGACTTGTCCACTTATGATGGGAAAACTcctataataattaaaaaatgttgtatgtatttttttttgtattaaagtgattgataagaaataaaaaaagaaaaaaaatttgtttctTAATATCATAAAAGAAAGATGTACATTTAGTAGTATACCAAAGAGTGATGCAAATATAATGTCTAGATACAGAATTGTACGAGAATTTGTTTTTACACAATTAATTACTTTTTCTAAAATACATACATATGTAATGTCTAGATACATTGATTTCATAACCAAAGAAAATGAATGTgatttatattttgatattgagagtgaatttttttgtaattaaattaattatcttaaaaaataatgttattcgttaatttctataattaagatatctaaaaatttataaaaattaaggAAAAAACCTTATAACAACGATTTAATTGTCTCCCAATATAATTtgatacaataaaataaaagcatttaattttaatatactgaCAGTATAAAAAATGAGACCATTCCGCGATTAATAtgaaagataattatttttttgatatataGATACATAATTAAATGGAatatgtatcaaaattaaattcaaataaaaatacaaaagagTTATTAAATCTTATATATATCTCAGTATTTTCTAACTACAGAATCAGAGGCACAAGTATGAGTGTACAACTTTACTATGATAAAATTTTGGACTATATTACGTGTACACcaaaatcagttattaaaattagctatcagtataaaatatatattggaatacaaatatatattaaaaataaattaaattacacatgtatatatacacaaatatattagcagttgattttagtgactaattttaatgtacgaatagtatttttttaaaactccTAAACAAACTAAAACAgtacattaaaaaaaatgaagaagaagaagacacaAACCTGTTGGTAGCCATACTTATCAAAATATTGTTTCTGAATAACAGGACTAAAGAAGAGGGAGGCGTTGTATATGAGATACGACCAGTGCTTTATCGTGTTTAGAATCTCGTAATCAAAGTTCAACCCCACCACACTGATGAGTTCAACACAACACTTGATAGTTAAAAGCAaaaccaagaagaagaaaaaacagaACAAGAAGTAAGAGTATGAGAAGACCTTTTTCTGCGGAAGTTTAAGATGACTTGTGGGTAACAAGATATGCCCCATGAAATGAAAGTCAACCAACCAAACACTTGGTAAGTTACTTCCAGTGGAACTGAATTCCATGAAGCCATTCTTTCTTTCAGGGGAGGAACTTCTGCTTTGCCAATGTTACAAGCAAGTTGGAACTCTCCATACTTTTGTGGCAAAGTTTTGTGGGACCCTATTCATCAATATTCCACTCTTTGGATCTCACGTcctaaattaattagaatttattttatttaatatttattaattattagaaaaCACAAGTTTaaattgttattaattaatttattttggttaCTAAATATTTTCGCacaaatatatattaagaattaTACTCTAATTAAGAATGATAAATATTATACTCTAATTAAGAATTATTAGATTCAAGTcctataaataattttttattgagccaattttaatattttatagtctattatttatattattcacAAAAATTTATCAAAGATAAGAAGATTCAAACCTGTGATTTTTTGTGTGAGTataaaaagattatattatttgaGATATAACTCATTAGTGTAATTTACATAGTTTAATAacgataaaaaattatataaatatcgAAATTGATTTGATATGtcattataatattatatatatatatatatatatatatatatatatatatatatatatatatgtcttaattttttaaaatttaataagtttgattatcaaaataatataaatgcTTTGGTTGAAAGTGGGGTATTTGAGTGGTTCAAAtatatatttgcattattagtaGGAAGTAGTAGCTTGTAAAATTTTCCTTCTGAGACTAGATTTTCCTCTTTGTGATGTCTGCATGCACCTGGTACAAAATTTGTGCTTAATTCAGTTTTGATTGTGAGGGCTATGCAGCCAAAAAGGAAATATCACTTTCCGTTTTCTTTATGTGTTTGTCTGTTTGATAAGTAATATTGATTGAATTTTAGAAAGCCTAATAATAGGGTCCTTATTCTGGACAGATTCATTTCTTGTCATCAAATGCTATACAGGGCAGATTCATTTTGATCTAAATTTAATAGTCTAAAATTTACTATTTACgatttatgattttgaaattatgTTTTAACCTTTCGGATTTAGTGTTTAAGATttaggattttaaaattatgattTAGGTCTTAAGatttaatattttgaatttatagtttaaaatttaaaatttagtgaTTTAATCTATAATTTCAAAATTAGTAGGGATAGTTCATAATTTAGAGTTTTAAAGTTAAGGTTTACcatttagaatttaatatttaaaaatttataatttaagatttagaGCTTATTGATTTAGTGTATAATGTTTAAAGTTTAGGTTtataattagaattaaaattaatgtaaaatattataaaaaattaatacttttgtgttaagatgaataataattatataatattattttttcatgCAAAACATTTTATTTGACGAgtcttttttcagcctaaaataaaattcaacatGTATGGTAATTTATTAGCATATGTTACATTTTTATAATCTCTAATTCCCTTCTATCACTATACTATgattagaatttaatttaatttaaaacattCATAGCAAGAATTTGAAACcagtaaaattaaatataacttAAGTgactaataaattataatttaaatgacataatttttttatatttatttaaaatttgtgactttaaaatcaataattataattcaaatagtATAATCTCTTATTAGTAATTGAAGTTTTTCtatctttaattaaaaaaaaaactgtggCTTCGAATCTTATTCCAAAATAAATATGACGTAAGTGAAACCGTAATCTTTCGGCGACTCCTCACCACCACCATCATCCTCGTTCATGCTCTGCGCTGCCAGGCCGGAGGTTGCTCGCAGCTGACGTTCCTCGGTCGTCTCCCCGTCGTTTCACCGATCTCCTCACGTCTGTTCCAGTGTTCCTCTGTTCTTCTGGTTTCTCTTCTCTTGTTGCTTCTTTTGGCTTCTGCTTCTGCTACTGATTCTTCTTCTGGCTTAAGCTTCTGCTGGTTCAACtgcttctgctgcttcttcttcgtCTGGGCATCTGGGCTTctgatttttcttctgtttaAATTCTGGAAGTTTACTCTTCTGTCAAATATGAATAGCTAGGAACTAATAGTTTGTTAGAGATTAGTGTTATTTGCTTCTGTTTCGCTTGCAATTTAGGTTCACTTCTCCATCTTCATTAAACACAATGAAATAAGTTTCTTGCATGTCATTGGTTGCAGTTCTTGATTTATGTTTGTTCCTTTTTGGATCTTGGACATGCGTTTCAAATGCCTAAAAACTTGTAATATGTGACTGTGTAAAAGGATTTGCTGCATCTTTATAGGCTATTCCCTTGAAGCTGCTTGCTTTCCTTTGATGAACTGTTATAATAGATTTGGAGCTTAATCAGAATTTAGAATTGTGAATATTTGAAGAAAACCGTCAAGTCTTATTATTACATTTTTCTCTATGTCTGGACAATACAATCAACATAGACCCCTTTATTAAATCATTCACATTTAACATGTTACTCTTTTCtctgaatttatttatttatttattcttgtGTTTGCATTGCTCTATGCATTTATGTAATTATGTATGCATATGCAAAGGTTcctgattatttattttttgtcatcATCCTTTTAGTAAATTAGTTGGAGGGAGGAGGACTCACCATATGGAACTCTTTACCCAACAGAAGGTTCAAAGATACGAAGAATTCGTTGAACCGGATCTTCAACGCGCTATCGATGAGTGGTATTTGTCTTATATTTGttgattttgtttgttttctggTTCAAATAGATGTGTATGTATACCTTATTGAATAATAATGTTGGTTTTCTGCAATTAGTGTAAGCTCTAGTAGGATATATATGATGCCATTGGATTTATTATGAGTTTGAAATCAAAAGAGTTACATAGTTTCATTCTTGTTGACATGGCATTGTTTAGTTATTGTGCTACTATATGATTTAGGATTAAGTTTGTAATTTCCTTGAAATGGATTTATGGATGCAGTTTACATGTGCATCCATAAGTACAAGTGTTTCTTGTCTGTTGCATGTGTTTCCACAGTTTTTCTTTACCTATTTCCTTTGTTCTCCTTTTTTGCAGGACAAGGTCTTTGAACAACAGAAAATTTTGTAtcctttttcagttttatgTATTCTGGTGACAGATCAATTAGGACCGCCACCATATATTTTTATCATCCATGTCTTGTAAAATCCATGGTTACATCAAAGCCCCCTATCAAGTGGATCATGCCAATAAGCTGATTTAGGGATTAGGTTGCAATTTGCATCCCAAGACTGCCTCTTTAAACTAACTTGTTCATTATTATTACATACTACATAATTTTAGGAATttcaaaagagaaaaagaatatttatgtatctaattatttatatatatccGTGTGAAACTTGTTATATTACATACCATCTATGAATTCAATGTTGCACTCTACAAAGTTCCTTGTGTTATAAAGGGATTCACTTGAAATTTTGTTCTCAGTGCTGATTTGCGAAGAAACATTGAAAACCTAGAGAAGAATAGTGTTACCAGTCTAAGAACTCTGGTCAATCTTGCATCCGAGGTGTACTTGCAAGCAGAAGTGTAAGTCGTGATCATATCATATTTTCACTTTATTTCGCtgctgtttttcttttctcAGAGTTGGTGACCAATTGCATTTTTCGATTCTTTAAATTAcatattttctttatttcttttgacTTTGTTCTTGGCATACATCTGTTTTATCATCAATCCTTATTTTGAAGCATATGCTATATGTTATAAAGATATATGTATCTACATTTGATTCATTACTCATCACCATATTCTCATCAAAGATATATGCTACATGGTTCAACTTTCATATCTGTTTTATCTATCTTTCGTGAACCCACAACCTTGCAAACTAAGAGCATTTCTAAGTtggttttattttaatttcattttggaTTCCACAAAATGTCACATTAGCATTTGTCCGACTTGAGACTAAATATGAGAATATTTCACTCTAATGTTTGGTTTTAATTAATCTAAAACTTTATATGAAGTGGCAAAATTAATTGTTTCTCCAGCAAAGTGAAACCGTCTCTCTAAAATGAGACCGGTTTCATTTCATCAATTATCTTCAATGAAAAGTGAAATTTCGAACCATTTCACTTCATGTACACGTCAGATTTGAAACTCTAAAAGGCACTGCATTGGAGTTGCTCTAAGAGACCTCTCCCCACATAGTCCACTCCTTTATCTTTTCACTTTTGCACCAATAAATATAGATCTTCATGTTCTCTCTTTAATCTGGTGAAATTCCCATTTTTAATCTATGTTAAATGTTGATGAAACTTTGCAGGCCCAATACGCAACATATTTTTGTGGATGTAGGGTTGGAATTCCATGTTGAATTTACTTGGTCTGAAGCTTTGAACTACATACAGAAAAGGGAAGAAACAATAGCTAAGTAAGATATTTTCACTTAACATATTTTGTATAGctaaaacatcaagatcaatcTGCCTTATTATGCCTTTCCGGATTtgcttttgaaatttttaaGCAACAATATATGCCTTACTTAAATGGAGTGGTTTAAAGGACAATGGATTGGAACAAAATCTTTAGTAAAATTGTAGCCCAAGATCCTCATATTTTCTGTGCTGAACATCGTCTGCATCAATGACCACTAGAACTACTTGATTTTCCTTAGACATTGACATTAGTACTATGGCTTGGAGGTGTTGTAGATGATCATACTCAAGATTTAAGTGCAGTTCTTATTTCAAGTATGCTGAGGGAATTTACTTATGACAAGTTTTGTGTGCCTTTTCTTTCTATCTTGCATGATTTTTGTACGTGGTTAGACTGAAAGGTCGCAGCTGATAATTGATCAGTGTATAGAATTACTCTGGCTTGTAAGTTGGAATACTTGGTCACTTACCAAGTCCTCATTAAAAGAGTGATTAAAAAGGACATGGCTTATTTATTTCAGGCAAATAGATGAGTACAATCAGTCAATCGCATCAATTAAAGCGCAGATCAAGCTGGTATGTTTTGTTGAAGGTTTTcctgtttattattattattattattattattattattattattggagtTATGAGAACTTTTTCTTCCACTATTTCCACGTAGGTTCTCGAAGGGATTCGAGAATTACTACAACTTCCAGCTGAGAAATCATTACCTGAGCGGAATTTTTGATGCTTACTGAGTATAATTCCAGATCATTCATCTTTAGTCTCTTGAACAATTGTAACTTCCGGATCATTCATGTTTAGTCTCTTGCGAACAATTGTAAAGGAACAATGCAAGGCAATGATGTGATCATGTGAAACAGGACAAAGATTTTATTTACCCCAAATATTGTCATTCTAATTGCATATATTATAATGATTAAACACGAAACCAAAACATTGATTAAGAACCCAAAGGGGCAAGTCTGTTCATCTGTGATTCTCTTTAGTTGAAATGCTGATCTTAGTATCTCCCAACATTCTGCAGAATGATGCCGAAGTTCTTATACTTGTAAAATACATTTAGATAAAGGAACTTCGTTTAGTGGTGTGAATGGCCTACCTAAAGAGAGACAAAAGTATACCTTTCTAACCATACGAAACATTTTTTGACCCTCCAAAATGTGGGATCAAGAAAGGTCAAATTCAGGAAGTCTTTCTTGCTATTCTCTTTTACCTTAAATCAGAAGCCAAATGCCCAGCTGAAGGTGCATGGCCACGTAAGGACGCCTTTAGATCCATGTAGGATTGTGTTAATCTTGCCATAGCTCATGTAAACCTTTGTCGCATCCTAAGATACAACACAATGGTATCTTTTGATTCATGTAATCCACTCCATCTAATGAGAAGAGGCTTTAAGTAAATATATGTTTTTGGAAGTTTTATAGTATGTCAGTTAGTTAGTATGAATCACCCTAGATTTTAGGCTCGATTTAAGGGAAGTTTTTGAATTCAAGTAAACATTTTTAAACAATGTGTGAAGTATGAACAATATGAATTAATAAAgttaaaagagtaaattaatcttaaatttaattaatagtaTTAAATTATggtataatatatttttatttgattggtagttgttcatattgttcaagATGATCATTGTTTATCTAGTATTCTCCTTCTGAATTTTATCCACCATTATGAAATGTGTATCATGGTATATGTGATTTTCATTGTTAGATTCAGCATCTCCTTCATTCTTCTTAAAAATATCATATTTTATTtccatattaattttttttttgcctaAATTGAAATGTTGCATTAGCTATTAGTCACATAAGTTTAGTGTTTTTTTAGCGAATTAGATGAgcaaagtttttttttttttgtgactaaacagaaaagataaaaaaaaaatagagacaaAACCAAATTATTGGCTAGGTTCATATCTAAATCTATTAAATGTTAAAGCTCACTCCATGGTTGACTCCAATTCGAGTGAATGTCCGCGCCAGAAGCAGCTGATTTAGCCATACAATCTGCAACACTATTTGCATTTCtctaaattaaaagaatagaGACTCTCCAATTCCAATTCATAACCTCTTGTATATGCTTTGCCAAATCCCATTCCGGAATATCCTTACCAAGCATTTTTTAGTTTTCCAAGAAAAGAGCTTTTAAACAGTCTGTTTCACAAATAAGCTCACGAAATCCACTATCCTAAACAAGAAGTAAACCTCTCCAAATTGCATATAATTCAGCAAAAAGAACACTGCACACTTCGACTTTCCCAGTGCAACCTTTCAACCAACATCCATCAGAATTGCGAATGATACAACCAAAACCAGCATAGGTGGAACCCAATGCAAACAAAGCGAAGGAGGAGACAAAGATTGATGCATAGCAAAAATAGTGTGGAACTCCTTTACTGAACTACGAATCAAACTCACCACTTTACTAGCACTCCAAGAGTCATCTATATTAAATAAGTCATGATTCCTACTTCTCCAAATCCACCAAAtagtggaaaagaaaagaaaaacgtCTCCACTCCTTTCACCTCTGTAGAGCCAATCATGTAAATCCGAATTATTTGAATACAGGCCTAAAAGATTCCAGACCTCCTTGGCACTAGGATACTCCCGAAGACAATGAAGAATGAATTTAGAACCATTCTGACACCGATGACAGGTGCTAGATAAAGATAAGCCACGACCCAAACGAAACTCTGCCGTACGAATAACATTATGAAGACTGAGTCAAAT
This sequence is a window from Arachis stenosperma cultivar V10309 chromosome 10, arast.V10309.gnm1.PFL2, whole genome shotgun sequence. Protein-coding genes within it:
- the LOC130955201 gene encoding cystinosin homolog is translated as MASWNSVPLEVTYQVFGWLTFISWGISCYPQVILNFRRKSVVGLNFDYEILNTIKHWSYLIYNASLFFSPVIQKQYFDKYGYQQMIPVAANDVAFSTHSVVMNLVVLFQLAIYERGNQKFTKYAISIVAIVCIIYSICFFIALPSHSWLWLISIFNSIQVCMTIIKYFPQAFMNFLRKSTDGFSIGGVLLDFSGGVFNYSQMAVQSIDQGSWVNFYGNMGKVLISLVTIVYDSILMLQHYVLYPEKKGVTCSKNYKEIKQPLISESPIPIDQQIKDSVPAQEV
- the LOC130954083 gene encoding uncharacterized protein LOC130954083; the encoded protein is MELFTQQKVQRYEEFVEPDLQRAIDEQDKVFEQQKIFADLRRNIENLEKNSVTSLRTLVNLASEVYLQAEVPNTQHIFVDVGLEFHVEFTWSEALNYIQKREETIAKQIDEYNQSIASIKAQIKLVLEGIRELLQLPAEKSLPERNF